A part of Salvelinus sp. IW2-2015 linkage group LG16, ASM291031v2, whole genome shotgun sequence genomic DNA contains:
- the LOC111975492 gene encoding tyrosine-protein kinase receptor Tie-1 has translation MIDILYLLCLIPVSGAVTDLTMISNAEASTPQRFSISCLTGERDAAELDLDIKKDNSILILPSPSRYSVKRPKTKEVVANEFVGIVDQTGIFYCHASKGTSPTRNLVTVTLINNYSKGLFVPAHLTVTTNRGDTVHLAMQVLSSQRRDVTWKYNGNYFYMTHWGDVSNSTTVLTFEDVARAHEGIYSAGFVGDSPINGAWMRLIVRDCASKKWGADCDKDCPECLNGGVCHDSDGDCICPPGFMGMRCETACREGMFGRNCQEWCRSELDCVGLRFCLADPYGCSCASGWFGNHCNKSCHRDMYGADCSLSCRCKNGGVCNRFSGCQCPTGWRGQHCEKSDRAPQILDMASSLEWNLDSSPEILCSATGNPLPSHTSIELRKLDSSVLKASRTTMDSHKSTAQFEIPRLSFEHAGLWECRVSTNGGQDSRKFNLTVKEPPCPSTPPKLLEKRSKQLVVMPVDSYRGDGPIDSTKLLYKPMETGDSWSSIIVYSREPITLMNLKPSTRYHVRVQLTRPGEGGEGTLGPEAIMETDCPGPSSPRNVQALPLSVSAVQVKWQPPEDPNGGIVKYIIEYQPVGQGSLHPWVDTDDGNKTVKDVTALNGSTLYQFRVRAFSKVPGEWSKMVHARTQGDGFQDFTPTTQGVGGRPGSEGYQLVVAVVGSVTVTCVTILLALLALFCIRKTLLNRRRSFTYQSGSGEETILQFNSGTLTLTRRPKPAAESLTYPILEWDDIKFEDVIGEGNFGQVIKAMIKKDGAKMSAAIKMLKEFASENDHRDFAGELEVLCKLGQHPNIINLIGACENRVAYTRRTQGPRKRRKMRPPRTARPKHTGQRSESGTKHTAHGTEGMGHPWEPTKSIATADQGQEPTGETTAKGNRENGRQQQADGRRQREESDRLQRPQSTRRTGGPLIGARDAKDATPKTQEEKVQRWGQNKTRARSERETGRQKKTNSKGSGAGKEQRTGQNNKKGNQARRASRGSGRDARRNTVANGRARPQRPGSRGKKARGEPQTQRQNGTGNKARENKKDRRTRKKSSETHQRPPTAPYSLPCPSPPILSSLCSRSPFIHRDLAARNVLVGDNLVAKIADFGLSRGEEVYVKKTMGRLPVRWMAIESLNYSVYTTKSDVWSFGVLLWEIVSLGGTPYCGMTCAELYEKLPQGYRMEQPRNCDDEVYELMRQCWRDRPYERPPFSQISVQLNRMQEARKAYVNMALFENFTYAGIDATAEEA, from the exons ATGATTGATATCTTGTACTTGTTGTGCCTCATACCTGTGTCAG GTGCGGTTACAGACCTGACGATGATCTCCAACGCCGAGGCCTCCACCCCTCAGCGCTTCTCCATATCTTGCCTCACTGGGGAGCGGGATGCAGCAGAGTTAGACCTGGACATCAAGAAGGACAACAGCAttctcatcctcccctcaccGTCCCGATACAGCGTCAAGAGGCCCAAGACCAAGGAGGTGGTGGCCAATGAGTTTGTTGGTATAGTGGACCAGACGGGCATCTTCTATTGTCATGCATCAAAGGGAACTAGTCCTACTAGAAACCTGGTCACAGTTACTCTCATCAACAACTACAGCAAAG GTCTTTTTGTCCCGGCCCACCTCACAGTGACGACTAACAGAGGGGacacagtccacctggccatgcagGTCCTCAGCTCCCAGAGGAGAGATGTCACCTGGAAGTACAATG GAAACTATTTCTACATGACCCACTGGGGTGATGTGTCCAACAGTACGACTGTGCTAACCTTTGAGGACGTGGCTCGTGCCCACGAGGGCATCTACAGTGCAGGCTTCGTGGGAGACAGTCCCATCAATGGAGCCTGGATGAGGCTGATTGTCAGAG ACTGTGCAAGTAAGAAGTGGGGTGCCGACTGTGACAAGGACTGTCCAGAGTGTCTCAATGGAGGGGTGTGTCACGACAGTGACGGGGACTGTATCTGTCCACCAGGGTTCATGGGGATGCGCTGTGAGACAg CCTGCAGAGAGGGGATGTTTGGCCGTAACTGCCAGGAGTGGTGCAGGTCAGAGCTGGACTGTGTAGGGCTGAGGTTCTGCCTGGCTGACCCTTACGGATGCTCCTGTGCCAGCGGgtggtttgggaaccactgcaacAAAT CCTGCCACAGGGATATGTACGGGGCAGACTGCAGCCTGAGCTGTAGGTGTAAGAACGGGGGAGTGTGTAACCGTTTCAGTGGATGTCAGTGTCCCACTGGCTGGAGAGGACAGCACTGTGAGAAATCAG ACCGCGCCCCTCAGATCTTGGACATGGCCAGTAGTCTGGAGTGGAACCTTGACTCCAGCCCTGAGATCCTGTGTTCGGCCACAGGCAACCCCCTGCCCAGCCACACCAGCATCGAGCTGCGCAAACTGGACAGTTCTGTGCTCAAG GCGTCTCGCACCACCATGGACTCCCATAAGAGCACAGCCCAGTTTGAGATCCCCCGTCTGTCCTTCGAGCATGCTGGGTTATGGGAGTGCAGGGTCTCCACCAATGGGGGACAAGACTCCCGCAAGTTCAACCTCACTGTCAAAG AGCCGCCGTGCCCCAGCACYCCTCCCAAGCTGCTGGAGAAGAGGAGTAAGCAGCTGGTGGTGATGCCTGTGGACTCCTACAGAGGAGACGGACCCATCGACTCCACCAAGCTCCTCTACAAGCCCATGGAGACTGGAGACTCCTGGTCCTCCATCATAG TGTACAGTAGAGAGCCTATAACTCTGATGAATCTGAAGCCGTCTACACGCTACCACGTCCGTGTCCAGCTGACCCGtcctggggagggaggggagggaactCTGGGGCCTGAGGCCATCATGGAGACTGACTGTCCAG gtccctcctcccctcgtaATGTCCAGGCCCTGCCCCTGTCTGTGTCTGCGGTGCAGGTGAAGTGGCAGCCCCCTGAGGACCCTAACGGGGGCATAGTGAAGTACATCATAGAGTACCAGCCAGTGGGTCAGGGCAGCCTGCACCCCTGGGTAGATACTGACGATGGCAACAAGACGGTTAAAGACGTGACTGCGCTTAACGGGAGTACTCTCTACCAGTTCAGAGTGAGAGCCTTCTCTAAAGTACCGGGGGAGTGGAGCAAGATGGTCCATGCCAGGACCCAGGGAGATG GCTTCCAGGACTTCACTCCAACCACCCAGGGTGTGGGGGGGCGTCCAGGCAGCGAGGGCTACCAGCTGGTGGTGGCGGTAGTGGGGTCTGTGACGGTCACCTGTGTCACCATCCTGCTGGCCCTGCTGGCCCTCTTCTGCATCCGCAAGACCCTGCTCAACCGCAGACGCAGCTTCACCTACCAGTCTGGATCg GGAGAGGAGACCATCCTGCAGTTTAACTCTGGGACCCTGACCCTGACRAGGAGACCCAAGCCTGCCGCCGAGTCCCTCACCTACCCCATCCTGGARTGGGATGACATCAAGTTCGAGGACGTCATCGGAGAGGGCAACTTCGGCCAGGTCATCAAGGCCATGATCAAGAAGGATGGGGCCAAGATGAGCGCTGCTATCAAGATGCTGAAAG AGTTTGCCTCTGAGAATGACCACCGGGACTTTGCAGGAGAGCTGGAGGTCTTGTGTAAACTGGGCCAGCATCCCAACATCATCAACCTCATAGGAGCCTGTGAAAACAGGG TCGCTTACACACGGCGGACTCAGGGTCCGCGGAAGCGGAGAAAGATGCGGCCGCCAAGGACGGCCCGTCCCAAGCACACGGGACAACGCTCGGAGTCCGGCACGAAACACACGGCACACGGGACAGAGGGGATGGGACACCCGTGGGAGCCGACTAAAAGCATAGCTACGGCAGACCAGGGCCAAGAACCCACGGGCGAAACTACCGCCAAAGGGAATAGAGAAAacggtaggcagcagcaggccgaCGGCAGACGGCAACGCGAAGAGAGCGATAGACTGCAAAGGCCCCAATCAACGAGGAGAACGGGGGGCCCATTAATAGGGGCAAGGGACGCCAAAGATGCCACACCGAAGACACAGGAGGAG AAAGTCCAACGCTGGGGCCAGAACAAGACAAGGGCAAGAAGcgaaagagagactgggagacaAAAAAAAACGAACTCAAAAGGCAGCGGCGCAGGCAAGGAGCAAAGAACAGGGCAGAACAACAAGAAGGGCAACCAAGCACGACGAGCAAGCCGAGGCAGCGGCAGGGATGCAAGACGGAACACCGTCGCGAACGGGAGGGCAAGACCCCAGCGCCCCGGCAGCCGGGGAAAGAAAGCCAGGGGGGAACCGCAAACACAGCGACAAAACGGCACCGGGAACAAGGCGCGGGAAAACAAAAAGGACAGACGCACTCGGAAGAAAAGCAGCGAGACCCACCAGCGGCCCCCCACCGCCCCCTACAGCCTTCCCTGCCCGTCCCCTCCCATACTCTCCTCTCTGTGCTCGCGCTCTCCC ttcatcCACAGAGATCTGGCAGCGAGGAACGTTCTAGTGGGAGACAACCTGGTCGCTAAGATAGCAGACTTCGGTCtgtccagaggagaggaggtctaTGTCAAGAAGACCATG GGGAGGTTGCCTGTGCGTTGGATGGCGATAGAGTCCCTAAACTACAGTGTGTACACCACCAAGAGTGACGT atggTCTTTCGGTGTACTTCTATGGGAGATAGTGAGTTTAG GTGGTACTCCTTACTGTGGGATGACCTGTGCCGAGCTTTACGAGAAGCTCCCTCAGGGCTACAGGATGGAACAGCCCAGGAATTGTGACGACGAAGT gtATGAGTTGATGAGGCAGTGCTGGAGAGACCGGCCCTATGAGAGACCTCCGTTCTCCCAGATCTCTGTACAGCTCAACAGAATGCAGGAGGCCAGGAAG GCCTACGTGAACATGGCGCTCTTCGAGAACTTCACCTATGCTGGGATAGACGCCACGGCCGAGGAGGCCTGA